One window of the Saccopteryx bilineata isolate mSacBil1 chromosome 2, mSacBil1_pri_phased_curated, whole genome shotgun sequence genome contains the following:
- the PEBP1 gene encoding phosphatidylethanolamine-binding protein 1 — protein MPVDVSQWSGPLSLQEVDERPQHSLQVKYAGAEIDELGKVLTPTQVKNRPTSITWDGLDSSKLYTLVLTDPDAPSRKDPKYREWHHFLVVNMKGNDISSGTVLSDYVGSGPPKGTGLHRYVWLVYEQSKPLKCDEPILSNRSGDHRGKFKVASFRKKYELGSPVAGTCYQAEWDDYVPKLYEQLSGK, from the exons ATGCCGGTGGACGTCAGCCAGTGGTCCGGGCCCTTGAGCCTGCAGGAAGTGGATGAGCGGCCGCAGCACTCGCTGCAGGTCAAATACGCCGGGGCGGAGATCGACGAGCTGGGCAAAGTGCTGACGCCCACCCAG GTGAAGAATCGGCCCACCAGTATTACGTGGGATGGCCTTGATTCAAGCAAACTCTACACTTTGGTCTTGACAGACCCGGATGCTCCAAGCAGGAAGGACCCCAAATATAG GGAATGGCACCATTTCCTGGTGGTCAACATGAAGGGCAACGACATCAGCAGTGGGACAGTCCTCTCCGATTATGTGGGCTCTGGGCCTCCTAAGGGCACAG GCCTCCACCGCTACGTCTGGCTGGTTTACGAGCAGAGCAAGCCGCTCAAGTGTGACGAGCCCATTCTCAGCAACCGGTCTGGAGACCACCGTGGCAAATTCAAGGTGGCATCTTTCCGCAAAAAGTACGAGCTCGGGTCCCCAGTGGCCGGCACATGTTACCAGGCAGAATGGGACGACTATGTGCCCAAGCTCTATGAGCAGCTGTCTGGGAAGTAG